A single Bacilli bacterium PM5-9 DNA region contains:
- a CDS encoding tryptophanase (product_source=KO:K01667; cath_funfam=3.40.640.10,3.90.1150.10; cog=COG3033; ko=KO:K01667; pfam=PF01212; superfamily=53383; tigrfam=TIGR02617): protein MKKYVAEPFRIKMVETVKMTTREEREKSLKEANYNMFNLKSDDVYIDLLTDSGTNAMSQSQWEGIIRGDESYAGGRSYFNLVNACQDIFGYKYVLPVHQGRAAEKVLFGMLIKEGMYSISNMHFDTTRAHVEIAGARAIDCVVPEALDLTVQKPFKGNMDVERLEKLINEYGKDKVGVVVLTITNNSAGGQPVSVENTKAVSAICKKYGIPMCIDAARFAENAFFIKEREPGYEDKSIKEIIAEVFACADMFTMSAKKDAITNMGGVLAFKDDEDLYIKAKARGISFEGFTTYGGLSGRDLEALAVGLYEGMDEDYLEYRIGQIEYLAARLDDAGIVYQSPAGGHGIFVDAKAMFPHIPYDEFPGHTLAVELYREAGIRTCDIGSYMLGNDPDTGEQLKADFEFTRFAIPRRVYTQAHFDVMADALIAIKARASEVKGYKITWEPPILRHFQASLEPLK, encoded by the coding sequence ATGAAAAAGTATGTAGCAGAACCATTTAGAATTAAAATGGTTGAAACGGTTAAAATGACAACTAGAGAGGAACGCGAAAAATCTTTAAAAGAAGCAAATTATAATATGTTCAATCTAAAGTCAGATGATGTTTATATCGATTTATTAACTGATAGTGGTACTAATGCAATGTCGCAAAGTCAATGGGAGGGTATTATTCGTGGAGATGAATCATATGCAGGAGGACGCTCTTACTTTAATTTAGTTAATGCATGTCAAGATATCTTTGGGTATAAATATGTATTACCCGTTCATCAAGGTCGTGCCGCAGAAAAAGTATTATTTGGAATGCTTATAAAAGAAGGAATGTATTCAATTTCAAACATGCATTTTGATACAACAAGAGCTCACGTTGAAATTGCAGGAGCACGTGCGATTGACTGTGTTGTACCAGAGGCGCTAGATTTAACTGTTCAAAAACCTTTTAAAGGTAATATGGATGTTGAGAGATTAGAGAAATTAATAAATGAATATGGTAAGGATAAAGTTGGAGTTGTTGTTTTAACAATTACAAATAACTCAGCTGGAGGACAACCTGTATCAGTAGAAAATACTAAAGCAGTATCAGCTATTTGTAAAAAATACGGTATTCCAATGTGTATTGATGCAGCAAGATTTGCAGAAAATGCTTTCTTTATTAAAGAAAGAGAACCAGGATATGAAGACAAATCAATTAAAGAAATTATTGCTGAAGTATTTGCTTGTGCTGATATGTTTACAATGTCAGCTAAAAAAGATGCGATTACTAATATGGGCGGTGTCTTAGCCTTTAAAGATGATGAAGATTTATATATCAAAGCTAAAGCACGAGGTATTTCATTTGAAGGATTTACTACTTATGGTGGATTATCTGGAAGAGATTTAGAAGCACTTGCAGTTGGACTTTATGAAGGAATGGATGAAGATTATCTTGAGTATCGTATTGGACAAATTGAATACTTAGCTGCTCGTCTAGATGATGCTGGAATTGTTTATCAATCACCAGCTGGAGGGCATGGTATCTTTGTTGATGCTAAAGCAATGTTCCCACATATTCCATATGATGAGTTTCCAGGACATACTTTAGCAGTTGAATTATATCGTGAAGCAGGAATTAGAACTTGTGATATTGGTTCTTATATGTTAGGAAATGATCCAGATACTGGTGAACAACTAAAAGCAGATTTTGAGTTTACTAGATTTGCGATACCACGTCGTGTTTATACACAAGCACATTTTGATGTGATGGCAGATGCTTTGATTGCTATTAAAGCAAGAGCAAGTGAAGTTAAAGGTTATAAAATTACTTGGGAACCTCCGATTTTAAGACACTTCCAAGCAAGCTTAGAACCATTAAAATAA
- a CDS encoding putative transcriptional regulator YheO (product_source=COG2964; cog=COG2964; pfam=PF08348,PF13309; superfamily=46689) has translation MNDKLKRYVILVDFLKEMFGPNYEIVLHDIKQENGAIVAIANGDITGRKIGDPLTTFALNTIATKKYEEVDYVLNYHAKSNYGRLLRSSTLYIKDNNELIGLLCINFDDTKFLDLTEQLRKLVHPDEVLYRRENIEKKDDPIENIAESIADVTKNVINDFFYRNNFNLAIMEVKQRKKLVEGLNQDDRFAIIKTLNDNGVFLIKGAVSEVANELFCSEPTVYRYLSKLK, from the coding sequence GTGAATGATAAGTTAAAGAGATATGTAATCTTGGTTGACTTTTTAAAAGAAATGTTTGGACCAAATTATGAAATAGTTTTGCATGATATAAAACAAGAGAATGGAGCAATAGTAGCAATCGCAAATGGTGATATTACAGGAAGAAAAATAGGAGATCCTTTAACAACTTTTGCTTTAAATACAATTGCTACAAAAAAATATGAAGAAGTGGACTATGTATTAAATTATCATGCTAAATCAAATTATGGTCGTTTGTTGCGCTCATCTACTCTTTATATTAAAGATAATAATGAACTAATCGGTTTATTGTGCATTAATTTTGATGATACGAAATTTTTGGATTTAACTGAGCAACTAAGAAAATTAGTTCACCCAGACGAAGTGTTATATCGTCGAGAAAATATTGAGAAAAAAGACGATCCAATTGAAAATATTGCCGAATCAATTGCAGATGTAACTAAAAATGTGATAAATGATTTCTTTTATAGAAATAATTTTAATTTAGCTATAATGGAAGTTAAACAAAGAAAAAAACTTGTTGAAGGTTTAAATCAAGATGATCGTTTCGCAATAATTAAGACATTAAATGATAATGGTGTTTTTTTGATAAAGGGTGCTGTAAG
- a CDS encoding arsenate reductase (product_source=KO:K00537; cath_funfam=3.40.30.10; cog=COG1393; ko=KO:K00537; pfam=PF03960; superfamily=52833; tigrfam=TIGR01617): MIIYGYTKCSTVQKTLKFFDENNLDYDFIDFVANKIDEKTLIDLIKRSNLNIDDFFNKRGILYRENNLKDKLVNLSEKEKISYLLSDGRMIKRPVIDFGDKIFVGFKEKEILEYISKKL; this comes from the coding sequence ATGATTATTTATGGTTATACAAAATGTAGTACAGTTCAAAAAACATTGAAATTTTTTGATGAAAATAATTTAGATTATGATTTTATTGATTTTGTAGCAAATAAAATTGATGAGAAAACATTAATTGATTTAATTAAAAGAAGTAATTTAAATATTGATGATTTTTTTAATAAAAGAGGAATACTTTATCGAGAAAATAATTTAAAGGATAAATTAGTGAATTTAAGTGAAAAAGAAAAAATTTCTTATTTATTAAGTGATGGAAGAATGATAAAAAGACCAGTCATAGATTTTGGTGATAAAATATTTGTTGGATTTAAAGAAAAAGAAATATTAGAATACATATCAAAAAAGCTTTAA